A DNA window from Siniperca chuatsi isolate FFG_IHB_CAS linkage group LG6, ASM2008510v1, whole genome shotgun sequence contains the following coding sequences:
- the sac3d1 gene encoding SAC3 domain-containing protein 1 isoform X2, with protein MSQINVLSSHSQRRGAPERGEWRQRNEEQWRGPGKTQVKEVEVDDRREQQGKETVPRGTCQTMCPARELQDREAQNRLHRFEILAGTERDRRPRGDPLRAVKEYSRPAAGKDSTNPTDLRPPAVLLKTVCYLIDDIAAYHNLNAWTEVYSFVFDRLRGVKQDMIIQRVSGLNCVAILEQTVRFLIYASYRLCGEPLRLYDPRINDTHLQENLSWLLNCYATGTGPHPNQEEFQALGLLYNLGSARATQHIMELPVRLRSSPAITLALSINRAFLERNPVCLLRLAQRLNFLQSCALHRHLVACRRDLLLIYSHGYSSRNCRFPLDRLARLLSLDMSLTARLCQEYGVEVNQDNQVVFSKAAFTEPEQGKLHCKLYHNIVAEKQRDLTIGNIIHGCT; from the exons AtgtcacaaatcaacgttttgtC CTCTCACTCTCAGCGGAGGGGTGCACCAGAAAGAGGAGAATGGAGACAAAGAAATGAAGAGCAATGGCgaggcccaggcaaaacacaggtgaaggaggtggaggtggatgaCAGACGTGAGCAGCAGGGGAAAGAAACAGTGCCCAGGGGGACCTGCCAGACCATGTGCCCCGCTCGTGAGCTGCAGGACCGTGAGGCGCAGAACCGCCTTCACCGTTTTGAGATATTAGCAGGCACAGAAAGAGATCGACGGCCCAGGGGAGACCCCTTGCGTGCTGTCAAAGAGTATTCCAGACCAGCAGCAGGGAAAGACTCAACGAACCCCACTGACCTCCGTCCACCTGCAGTGTTGCTGAAAACTGTGTGTTACCTTATTGATGACATCGCTGCCTACCATAATCTGAATGCTTGGACTGAG GTGTACAGCTTTGTCTTTGATCGGCTTCGTGGTGTGAAGCAGGACATGATCATCCAGAGGGTGTCTGGGTTGAACTGCGTAGCCATTTTAGAGCAGACGGTGCGTTTCCTCATCTATGCCTCTTATCGGCTCTGTGGTGAGCCCCTGCGGCTCTACGACCCACGCATTAACGACACACACCTACAGGAGAATCTGAGCTGGCTGTTGAATTGCTACGCAACTGGAACTGGACCGCATCCCAACCAGGAAGAGTTCCAGGCTCTTGGTCTGCTCTATAATTTGG GTTCAGCTCGTGCCACGCAGCACATCATGGAGCTCCCTGTGCGGCTCCGCAGCTCTCCTGCCATCACACTCGCTCTGTCCATCAACAGAGCTTTTCTGGAGCGAAACCCCGTATGTTTGCTCCGATTGGCTCAGAGGTTGAACTTCCTGCAGAGCTGTGCACTGCACCGTCACCTGGTGGCCTGTCGTAGGGATCTGCTGCTAATATACAGCCACGGATACAGCAGCCGCAACTGTCGTTTTCCTCTTGACAGACTGGCTCGGCTCTTGTCTTTAGACATGTCACTCACAGCCCGACTCTGCCAGGAGTATGGAGTGGAGGTTAACCAGGACAACCAAGTGGTTTTCTCCAAGGCTGCATTCACTGAGCCTGAACAAGGGAAACTGCACTGCAAACTGTATCACAACATAGTggctgagaaacagagagacctCACTATTGGGAACATAATTCACGGTTGCACTTGA
- the sac3d1 gene encoding SAC3 domain-containing protein 1 isoform X3, producing the protein MNRSRTHRRVSHSQRRGAPERGEWRQRNEEQWRGPGKTQVKEVEVDDRREQQGKETVPRGTCQTMCPARELQDREAQNRLHRFEILAGTERDRRPRGDPLRAVKEYSRPAAGKDSTNPTDLRPPAVLLKTVYSFVFDRLRGVKQDMIIQRVSGLNCVAILEQTVRFLIYASYRLCGEPLRLYDPRINDTHLQENLSWLLNCYATGTGPHPNQEEFQALGLLYNLGSARATQHIMELPVRLRSSPAITLALSINRAFLERNPVCLLRLAQRLNFLQSCALHRHLVACRRDLLLIYSHGYSSRNCRFPLDRLARLLSLDMSLTARLCQEYGVEVNQDNQVVFSKAAFTEPEQGKLHCKLYHNIVAEKQRDLTIGNIIHGCT; encoded by the exons ATGAACCGCAGTAGAACGCATCGTCGCGT CTCTCACTCTCAGCGGAGGGGTGCACCAGAAAGAGGAGAATGGAGACAAAGAAATGAAGAGCAATGGCgaggcccaggcaaaacacaggtgaaggaggtggaggtggatgaCAGACGTGAGCAGCAGGGGAAAGAAACAGTGCCCAGGGGGACCTGCCAGACCATGTGCCCCGCTCGTGAGCTGCAGGACCGTGAGGCGCAGAACCGCCTTCACCGTTTTGAGATATTAGCAGGCACAGAAAGAGATCGACGGCCCAGGGGAGACCCCTTGCGTGCTGTCAAAGAGTATTCCAGACCAGCAGCAGGGAAAGACTCAACGAACCCCACTGACCTCCGTCCACCTGCAGTGTTGCTGAAAACT GTGTACAGCTTTGTCTTTGATCGGCTTCGTGGTGTGAAGCAGGACATGATCATCCAGAGGGTGTCTGGGTTGAACTGCGTAGCCATTTTAGAGCAGACGGTGCGTTTCCTCATCTATGCCTCTTATCGGCTCTGTGGTGAGCCCCTGCGGCTCTACGACCCACGCATTAACGACACACACCTACAGGAGAATCTGAGCTGGCTGTTGAATTGCTACGCAACTGGAACTGGACCGCATCCCAACCAGGAAGAGTTCCAGGCTCTTGGTCTGCTCTATAATTTGG GTTCAGCTCGTGCCACGCAGCACATCATGGAGCTCCCTGTGCGGCTCCGCAGCTCTCCTGCCATCACACTCGCTCTGTCCATCAACAGAGCTTTTCTGGAGCGAAACCCCGTATGTTTGCTCCGATTGGCTCAGAGGTTGAACTTCCTGCAGAGCTGTGCACTGCACCGTCACCTGGTGGCCTGTCGTAGGGATCTGCTGCTAATATACAGCCACGGATACAGCAGCCGCAACTGTCGTTTTCCTCTTGACAGACTGGCTCGGCTCTTGTCTTTAGACATGTCACTCACAGCCCGACTCTGCCAGGAGTATGGAGTGGAGGTTAACCAGGACAACCAAGTGGTTTTCTCCAAGGCTGCATTCACTGAGCCTGAACAAGGGAAACTGCACTGCAAACTGTATCACAACATAGTggctgagaaacagagagacctCACTATTGGGAACATAATTCACGGTTGCACTTGA
- the sac3d1 gene encoding SAC3 domain-containing protein 1 isoform X1: protein MNRSRTHRRVSHSQRRGAPERGEWRQRNEEQWRGPGKTQVKEVEVDDRREQQGKETVPRGTCQTMCPARELQDREAQNRLHRFEILAGTERDRRPRGDPLRAVKEYSRPAAGKDSTNPTDLRPPAVLLKTVCYLIDDIAAYHNLNAWTEVYSFVFDRLRGVKQDMIIQRVSGLNCVAILEQTVRFLIYASYRLCGEPLRLYDPRINDTHLQENLSWLLNCYATGTGPHPNQEEFQALGLLYNLGSARATQHIMELPVRLRSSPAITLALSINRAFLERNPVCLLRLAQRLNFLQSCALHRHLVACRRDLLLIYSHGYSSRNCRFPLDRLARLLSLDMSLTARLCQEYGVEVNQDNQVVFSKAAFTEPEQGKLHCKLYHNIVAEKQRDLTIGNIIHGCT, encoded by the exons ATGAACCGCAGTAGAACGCATCGTCGCGT CTCTCACTCTCAGCGGAGGGGTGCACCAGAAAGAGGAGAATGGAGACAAAGAAATGAAGAGCAATGGCgaggcccaggcaaaacacaggtgaaggaggtggaggtggatgaCAGACGTGAGCAGCAGGGGAAAGAAACAGTGCCCAGGGGGACCTGCCAGACCATGTGCCCCGCTCGTGAGCTGCAGGACCGTGAGGCGCAGAACCGCCTTCACCGTTTTGAGATATTAGCAGGCACAGAAAGAGATCGACGGCCCAGGGGAGACCCCTTGCGTGCTGTCAAAGAGTATTCCAGACCAGCAGCAGGGAAAGACTCAACGAACCCCACTGACCTCCGTCCACCTGCAGTGTTGCTGAAAACTGTGTGTTACCTTATTGATGACATCGCTGCCTACCATAATCTGAATGCTTGGACTGAG GTGTACAGCTTTGTCTTTGATCGGCTTCGTGGTGTGAAGCAGGACATGATCATCCAGAGGGTGTCTGGGTTGAACTGCGTAGCCATTTTAGAGCAGACGGTGCGTTTCCTCATCTATGCCTCTTATCGGCTCTGTGGTGAGCCCCTGCGGCTCTACGACCCACGCATTAACGACACACACCTACAGGAGAATCTGAGCTGGCTGTTGAATTGCTACGCAACTGGAACTGGACCGCATCCCAACCAGGAAGAGTTCCAGGCTCTTGGTCTGCTCTATAATTTGG GTTCAGCTCGTGCCACGCAGCACATCATGGAGCTCCCTGTGCGGCTCCGCAGCTCTCCTGCCATCACACTCGCTCTGTCCATCAACAGAGCTTTTCTGGAGCGAAACCCCGTATGTTTGCTCCGATTGGCTCAGAGGTTGAACTTCCTGCAGAGCTGTGCACTGCACCGTCACCTGGTGGCCTGTCGTAGGGATCTGCTGCTAATATACAGCCACGGATACAGCAGCCGCAACTGTCGTTTTCCTCTTGACAGACTGGCTCGGCTCTTGTCTTTAGACATGTCACTCACAGCCCGACTCTGCCAGGAGTATGGAGTGGAGGTTAACCAGGACAACCAAGTGGTTTTCTCCAAGGCTGCATTCACTGAGCCTGAACAAGGGAAACTGCACTGCAAACTGTATCACAACATAGTggctgagaaacagagagacctCACTATTGGGAACATAATTCACGGTTGCACTTGA
- the haus8 gene encoding HAUS augmin-like complex subunit 8 isoform X2, with product MPPPTLKASGTIVKSRYMQAAEKTSLSKSNSLTNESIAVPARPSSPKPSGVKPKLGTPPKRSMAPQTLAASMVSREMEPSLLGKSILQSTFSDGHCFRPDFDISVIKDKTVIDNAVEPERNPENEKRLIEMQTFLLAYLTAKMESNTAKLKAEAEARILQEMEEEEVLHNEVQGKKHQHLLMEKERLVNELLDLQIAALTPVAEAAKQFTKDYKSFATAVDTTRHELPVKNFCIDGDRREFLDKAEACLKESETLLVECTEGDHKDNSTSLECLRDMKMTSKDISQQLSGTFSELLELFSLVCRHTIHVQQAMEEEQLGTARTHELYCHKQ from the exons ATGCCTCCACCGACGCTAAAAG CAAGTGGGACTATTGTCAAGTCTCGATATATGCAGGCTGCTGAGAAGACATCTCTTTCTAAG AGCAACTCACTGACCAATGAGTCTATTGCTGTGCCAGCGAGGCCTTCCTCACCTAAACCCAGTGGTGTCAAACCAAAGCTGGGCACTCCACCAAAACGCTCAATGGCCCCACAGACTCTAGCAGCAT CAATGGTGTCACGTGAAATGGAGCCATCACTGCTAGGGAAGAGTATTCTGCAGTCCACTTTCTCAGATGGACACTGCTTTCGACcagattttgatatttcagtCATTAAAG ATAAAACAGTGATTGATAATGCAGTAGAACCTGAGAGAAATCCAGAGAATGAGAAGAGGCTCATTGAGATGCAAACATTCCTATTGGCCTACCTCACAGCTAAG ATGGAGAGCAATACTGCGAAGCTCAAGGCTGAGGCAGAGGCAAGGATCCTGcaggagatggaggaagaagaagtgCTGCATAATGAGGTCCAGGGGAAGAAGCACCAGCACCTCCTCATGGAGAAGGAAAGGCTGGTGAATGAGCTTCTGGATTTGCAG ATTGCTGCCCTGACTCCTGTGGCAGAAGCTGCCAAGCAGTTCACAAAGGACTACAAATCGTTTGCCACAGCTGTTGACACCACCCGACATGAACTGCCTGTCAAGAATTTCTGCATTGACGGGGACAGAAGGGAATTTCTAG ATAAAGCTGAGGCTTGCCTGAAGGAGAGTGAGACGTTGCTGGTGGAGTGCACGGAGGGAGATCATAAGGACAACAGCACTTCTCTAGAGTGCCTGAGGGACATGAAAATGACATCAAAGGACATCAGTCAGCAGCTTTCAGG CACATTTTCAGAGCTGCTGGAGCTGTTCTCATTGGTCTGCCGCCATACAATCCATGTCCAgcaggccatggaggaggaacAGCTTGGCACTGCAAGAACCCATGAGCTCTACTGCCACAAACAGTGA
- the haus8 gene encoding HAUS augmin-like complex subunit 8 isoform X1: MASRRTTAVPSSFKNASTDAKSSKSGSNANKTNNSGTGKKSVKSSGTIVKSRYMQAAEKTSLSKSNSLTNESIAVPARPSSPKPSGVKPKLGTPPKRSMAPQTLAASMVSREMEPSLLGKSILQSTFSDGHCFRPDFDISVIKDKTVIDNAVEPERNPENEKRLIEMQTFLLAYLTAKMESNTAKLKAEAEARILQEMEEEEVLHNEVQGKKHQHLLMEKERLVNELLDLQIAALTPVAEAAKQFTKDYKSFATAVDTTRHELPVKNFCIDGDRREFLDKAEACLKESETLLVECTEGDHKDNSTSLECLRDMKMTSKDISQQLSGTFSELLELFSLVCRHTIHVQQAMEEEQLGTARTHELYCHKQ; the protein is encoded by the exons ATGGCGTCGAGAAGAACAACAGCTGTGCCAAGTAGTTTTAAAAATGCCTCCACCGACGCTAAAAG ctCGAAAAGTGGGAGCAATgctaataaaacaaacaacagtggAACTGGGAAGAAAAGTGTTAAAT CAAGTGGGACTATTGTCAAGTCTCGATATATGCAGGCTGCTGAGAAGACATCTCTTTCTAAG AGCAACTCACTGACCAATGAGTCTATTGCTGTGCCAGCGAGGCCTTCCTCACCTAAACCCAGTGGTGTCAAACCAAAGCTGGGCACTCCACCAAAACGCTCAATGGCCCCACAGACTCTAGCAGCAT CAATGGTGTCACGTGAAATGGAGCCATCACTGCTAGGGAAGAGTATTCTGCAGTCCACTTTCTCAGATGGACACTGCTTTCGACcagattttgatatttcagtCATTAAAG ATAAAACAGTGATTGATAATGCAGTAGAACCTGAGAGAAATCCAGAGAATGAGAAGAGGCTCATTGAGATGCAAACATTCCTATTGGCCTACCTCACAGCTAAG ATGGAGAGCAATACTGCGAAGCTCAAGGCTGAGGCAGAGGCAAGGATCCTGcaggagatggaggaagaagaagtgCTGCATAATGAGGTCCAGGGGAAGAAGCACCAGCACCTCCTCATGGAGAAGGAAAGGCTGGTGAATGAGCTTCTGGATTTGCAG ATTGCTGCCCTGACTCCTGTGGCAGAAGCTGCCAAGCAGTTCACAAAGGACTACAAATCGTTTGCCACAGCTGTTGACACCACCCGACATGAACTGCCTGTCAAGAATTTCTGCATTGACGGGGACAGAAGGGAATTTCTAG ATAAAGCTGAGGCTTGCCTGAAGGAGAGTGAGACGTTGCTGGTGGAGTGCACGGAGGGAGATCATAAGGACAACAGCACTTCTCTAGAGTGCCTGAGGGACATGAAAATGACATCAAAGGACATCAGTCAGCAGCTTTCAGG CACATTTTCAGAGCTGCTGGAGCTGTTCTCATTGGTCTGCCGCCATACAATCCATGTCCAgcaggccatggaggaggaacAGCTTGGCACTGCAAGAACCCATGAGCTCTACTGCCACAAACAGTGA